A window of Microbacterium sp. Root61 genomic DNA:
CGGGCGGTGCGGGCGCGGCGATCGCGCGGGGTGCGTCGGGCAGGCGCTCGATGGCCTCCCGGCGCGGATTGCCGCGCGGCGTCGGAGCGTCGGGCGTCGTCGGCTTCGACGCCTCCACGATCGGGCCACCGGCCGAGACCGGTGTAGTCCCGGCGGCGGCCGCCTGGTCGCCCCAATCGAGCCCCAGCCATTCGGTGAAGGTCTCCGGCTCGGCCTGCGCCGAGATGGCACCGCTTCCCAGCTCCGCGCTCGTCGCGATGATGACGCCGCAGCTGAGGATGATCGCGCCCCCGGCCATGGCGGCAGCGGCCGGAATTCGACCGAAGCGCCGGCGTCGTACCGCGGCCTGCGCCGGTGCGGCAGCGACACCGGGTGTCGCGAGGGCAGATGGCGGGGTATCGACGGCGTCGCGCGCGACGCTGCCGATCGCGGCATTCGCGGCTTCGGCTCCCGCCAGCGGTACCAGAGCGAGCGCTACGGCCGCCGTATCGGTCTTCGCGCTGTCGGCGAGGGCGAACGCGGCGCCGAGCGCAACGATCGCCTTCGGATCCGCGTCGATCGCTATCGGACGGTCGAAATGCTCGGACAGCAGTTGCGAGATGCGCGGTATCCGCGAAGACCCTCCGGTCAGCAGAATGGCCTGCAGGTCGCCCGTTTCGATGCCGGCCGAGTCCAGGGCGGTGTCCAGAACGTCGATCGTGCGCTCGACGCCGCCGTCGATCATGGCCTCGAACTCCGACCTCGTCAGACGCACGGTGGTGGCAGTCTGGGCGACGAGCACCGGCACGACCGCTTCCGCATCGAAGGACAGCGCCTCCTTCGCGGCGACGCATTCGCGGCGGAGTGCGGCGAGGGCGACGCGGGACGCGGGGTCCGCCGCGAGGTCGGTCACGGAGAGGCCCGCCGCGTCGATCGTGTGGCGCAGGACCGCATCATCGAAGTCCGCGCCGCCGAAGTCTGCGAGGCCGGTCGGTTCTCCCACCATGCGGACGCCGCCATCCGGCTCCTTGCGCAGGATCACGGCGTCGAAGGTGCCGCCGCCGAGGTCGTAGACGGCCAACGCCGCGCCGA
This region includes:
- a CDS encoding Hsp70 family protein; protein product: MASTSYFLAVDVGTSRTAASTARVGSDGALAISAFGLGRSSDSTPSAIFVTEDDLLFGEAAERRGLAQPERLIREFKRRIGDDVPIVAGEHRFAPEYLFARMVAWVLDTVVEREGSQPAAITTTVPATWGGYRAGLVASAIAREVRTDVQVITEPEAAARHYETTTPLAVGAALAVYDLGGGTFDAVILRKEPDGGVRMVGEPTGLADFGGADFDDAVLRHTIDAAGLSVTDLAADPASRVALAALRRECVAAKEALSFDAEAVVPVLVAQTATTVRLTRSEFEAMIDGGVERTIDVLDTALDSAGIETGDLQAILLTGGSSRIPRISQLLSEHFDRPIAIDADPKAIVALGAAFALADSAKTDTAAVALALVPLAGAEAANAAIGSVARDAVDTPPSALATPGVAAAPAQAAVRRRRFGRIPAAAAMAGGAIILSCGVIIATSAELGSGAISAQAEPETFTEWLGLDWGDQAAAAGTTPVSAGGPIVEASKPTTPDAPTPRGNPRREAIERLPDAPRAIAAPAPPAPLGTSGGGAPHTTSPQGPAADPPAEEEPANSDPSDPPVDPGPTDPPVDPGPTDPPVDPGPTDPPVDPPVDPPVDPPADPPPSDPPADPPAQPAEEPPPSTPDPTPSPGEPV